A single Thermosynechococcus vestitus BP-1 DNA region contains:
- a CDS encoding cysteine desulfurase family protein produces the protein MRPIYLDGLATTPVDPQVLAAMLPYFSDRPGNPSNRGHAYGWEAAAAIDVARETIAAAIHAHPEEIIFTSGATEANNLAIKGVAEAYHSRGRHIITVQTEHNAVLAPCRYLESLGFRVTYLGVNEKGFIDLAELEQAFTPETLLVSVMAANNEIGVLQPLAEIGRRCRDRGVLFHTDAAQALGKIPLDVQALQVDLMSLTAHKLYGPKGIGALYVRRDRPRVQLAPQLHGGPQEQGWRSGTLATPLIVGFGAAVQLAQERQATDIPYLWHLKERLWQGLVSLGDIYLNGDWQQSLPNCLNVSIAGVDGNVLLRSIYPYVALSTGAACSSEKPTPSHVLLALGRSPTLARASLRFGLLRTTTEADIDTALEQIGRSIWQLRHSK, from the coding sequence ATGAGGCCAATTTACTTAGATGGACTAGCCACTACACCGGTGGACCCCCAAGTGTTAGCAGCAATGTTGCCCTATTTTAGCGATCGCCCTGGTAATCCCAGTAATCGTGGCCATGCCTACGGTTGGGAGGCCGCTGCCGCCATTGATGTTGCCCGCGAAACCATTGCCGCAGCCATCCATGCCCATCCAGAGGAGATAATTTTTACCAGTGGTGCGACCGAGGCCAACAATTTGGCCATCAAGGGGGTGGCGGAAGCCTACCATAGTCGCGGTCGCCATATCATTACCGTACAGACGGAACACAATGCGGTGCTTGCCCCCTGCCGCTATTTGGAGTCCCTGGGCTTTCGGGTGACCTATCTGGGGGTGAATGAGAAAGGGTTTATTGATCTCGCTGAGTTAGAGCAAGCCTTTACGCCCGAGACCCTCTTGGTGTCTGTGATGGCTGCCAACAATGAAATTGGCGTGCTGCAACCCTTAGCTGAGATTGGTCGCCGCTGTCGCGATCGCGGGGTACTCTTCCACACTGATGCCGCCCAGGCCCTGGGCAAAATTCCCTTGGATGTTCAGGCGCTTCAGGTGGATCTCATGTCCCTGACTGCCCACAAACTCTATGGACCCAAGGGTATTGGTGCCCTCTATGTGCGGCGCGATCGCCCCCGCGTGCAACTGGCGCCTCAACTCCACGGCGGTCCTCAAGAACAGGGCTGGCGATCGGGAACCTTAGCCACTCCCCTCATTGTCGGCTTTGGAGCAGCGGTGCAGCTGGCTCAGGAACGTCAAGCAACGGATATTCCCTACTTGTGGCATCTCAAGGAACGACTGTGGCAGGGGTTGGTTTCCCTGGGGGATATCTATCTCAATGGTGATTGGCAACAGAGTTTGCCCAACTGTCTCAATGTCAGTATTGCTGGGGTTGACGGCAATGTCCTTCTGCGCTCCATTTATCCCTATGTTGCCCTCTCAACGGGGGCAGCCTGTAGTAGTGAAAAACCTACCCCCTCCCATGTTCTCCTTGCCTTGGGGCGATCGCCTACCCTTGCCCGTGCCTCGCTGCGCTTTGGTCTGCTGCGCACCACCACAGAGGCAGACATTGATACTGCCCTTGAGCAGATTGGCCGTAGCATTTGGCAACTACGCCATTCGAAATAG
- the ltrA gene encoding group II intron reverse transcriptase/maturase has translation METRQMAVEQTTGAVTNQTETSWHSIDWAKANREVKRLQVRIAKAVKEGRWGKVKALQWLLTHSFYGKALAVKRVTDNSGSKTPGVDGITWSTQEQKAQAIKSLRRRGYKPQPLRRVYIPKASGKQRPLGIPTTKDRAMQALYALALEPVAETTADRNSYGFRQGRCTADAAGQCFTVLGRSDCAKYILDADITGCFDNISHEWLLDNIPLDKEVLRKWLKSGFVWKQQLFPTHAGTPQGGVISPMLANMTLDGMEELLKKHLRKQKVNLIRYAGDFVVTGESKETLEKVTTVIQEFLKERGLTLSEEKTKVVHIEEGFDFLGWNIRKYGEKLLIKPAKKNIKAFHKKIRDALKELRTATQEAVIDTLNPIIKGWANYHRNQVSKRIFNRADDNIWHKLWRWAKRRHPNKPARWTKNKYFIKIGNRHWVFGTWKKDKEGRLRSRYLIKAGDTRIQRHVKIKADANPFLPEWAEYFEERKKLKEAPAQYRRIRRELWKKQGGICPVCGGEIEQDMLTEIHHILPKHKGGSDDLDNLVLIHANCHKQVHSRDGQHSRFLLKEGL, from the coding sequence ATGGAGACAAGGCAAATGGCAGTGGAACAAACCACTGGTGCGGTCACCAACCAAACGGAAACAAGCTGGCACAGCATAGACTGGGCCAAAGCCAACCGTGAGGTAAAGAGGCTGCAAGTGCGTATCGCAAAGGCTGTGAAGGAAGGACGCTGGGGCAAAGTGAAAGCTTTGCAATGGCTCCTGACCCACTCGTTCTACGGCAAAGCCCTCGCCGTGAAACGGGTAACTGACAACTCGGGCAGCAAAACACCTGGTGTGGACGGGATAACCTGGTCCACACAAGAGCAGAAAGCCCAAGCCATAAAGTCCCTCAGGAGAAGAGGCTACAAACCCCAACCCCTGAGGCGGGTATACATCCCGAAAGCAAGCGGCAAGCAGCGCCCGCTAGGAATCCCGACAACGAAGGACAGGGCAATGCAGGCATTATATGCCCTAGCTCTAGAACCTGTCGCGGAAACCACAGCGGATCGGAACTCATACGGGTTCCGTCAAGGACGGTGCACGGCAGATGCTGCCGGGCAGTGCTTCACTGTGCTAGGCCGATCTGACTGTGCAAAATATATCCTTGATGCTGACATCACCGGATGCTTTGACAACATTAGCCACGAATGGCTACTAGACAACATCCCGCTGGACAAAGAGGTTCTGCGGAAGTGGCTTAAATCTGGGTTCGTCTGGAAACAGCAACTCTTCCCAACCCATGCTGGGACACCTCAGGGAGGGGTAATCTCCCCAATGCTGGCCAATATGACCCTAGATGGGATGGAAGAATTGCTGAAGAAACACCTCAGAAAACAAAAAGTCAACCTCATACGATATGCAGGCGACTTTGTCGTAACTGGTGAATCAAAGGAAACCTTGGAAAAGGTTACAACTGTAATCCAAGAATTCCTCAAGGAAAGGGGCCTTACCCTATCAGAAGAAAAGACAAAGGTCGTTCATATCGAAGAAGGATTTGACTTTCTTGGATGGAACATTCGCAAATATGGTGAGAAGCTTCTCATCAAACCTGCGAAGAAGAACATCAAGGCGTTCCACAAGAAAATCCGAGACGCACTGAAGGAACTCAGAACAGCCACCCAGGAAGCTGTGATAGACACACTCAACCCAATTATCAAAGGCTGGGCTAACTATCACAGAAACCAGGTTTCCAAAAGAATCTTCAACAGAGCGGATGACAATATCTGGCATAAATTATGGCGATGGGCAAAACGTCGGCACCCAAACAAACCAGCCCGATGGACAAAGAACAAATACTTCATCAAAATCGGGAATAGGCACTGGGTGTTTGGCACATGGAAAAAGGACAAAGAGGGAAGGTTACGGTCCAGATACCTAATTAAAGCCGGAGATACTCGAATCCAACGTCATGTCAAAATCAAGGCAGACGCCAATCCGTTTCTCCCAGAGTGGGCAGAATACTTTGAGGAACGCAAGAAACTCAAAGAAGCCCCTGCTCAATATCGGCGCATCCGCCGAGAACTATGGAAGAAACAGGGTGGTATCTGTCCAGTATGCGGGGGTGAAATTGAGCAAGACATGCTCACTGAAATCCACCACATATTGCCCAAACACAAGGGTGGTTCTGACGACCTGGATAATCTTGTCTTAATCCACGCCAACTGTCACAAACAGGTGCACAGCCGAGACGGTCAGCACAGCCGGTTCCTCTTGAAAGAGGGGCTTTGA
- the aguB gene encoding N-carbamoylputrescine amidase has product MRTLTVAAIQAQLTDDVETNILHLSDLVRQAHQRGAQLIVLPELFEGHYFCKEEREIHFQRAHPVKKHPTIAHFEALARELEVVIPVSFFEKAGTVYYNSVAMIDAGGVNLGVYRKSHIPDGPGYEEKFYFRPGNTGFRVWRTRYGRIGVGICWDQWFPEAARVMTLMGAEVLVYPTAIGSEPHDPTLDTKDPWQRVMVGHAVANVIPVVAANRVGNEGGQVFYGSSFIANPRGDLVAEADRSQEAVLVHKFDLGEIERLRAAYGFFRDRRPGLYKALLTADGVI; this is encoded by the coding sequence ATGAGAACACTGACCGTTGCTGCCATTCAAGCTCAACTGACCGATGACGTTGAAACCAATATCCTGCATCTCAGTGACTTGGTGCGGCAGGCGCATCAACGGGGAGCCCAGCTCATTGTCCTGCCAGAGCTATTTGAGGGGCACTATTTTTGTAAGGAAGAGCGGGAGATTCACTTTCAGCGGGCACACCCTGTAAAAAAACACCCAACGATCGCCCACTTTGAGGCCTTGGCGCGGGAACTGGAGGTGGTGATTCCAGTCTCGTTTTTTGAAAAGGCGGGTACCGTCTATTACAACAGTGTGGCCATGATTGATGCGGGGGGCGTTAATCTCGGTGTCTATCGCAAAAGTCATATTCCCGATGGCCCCGGCTATGAGGAAAAGTTTTACTTTCGACCGGGAAATACAGGCTTTCGGGTCTGGCGCACCCGCTACGGCAGAATCGGTGTCGGTATCTGCTGGGATCAGTGGTTTCCTGAGGCAGCACGGGTAATGACCCTCATGGGGGCAGAGGTGCTAGTGTATCCCACCGCCATTGGCAGTGAACCCCATGATCCCACCCTGGACACTAAAGACCCTTGGCAACGGGTGATGGTTGGCCATGCAGTGGCCAACGTGATTCCAGTGGTGGCAGCGAACCGTGTTGGTAACGAGGGGGGCCAAGTATTTTATGGCAGTTCCTTTATTGCCAATCCAAGGGGAGATCTGGTGGCCGAAGCCGATCGCTCCCAGGAAGCTGTGCTTGTTCATAAATTTGATTTAGGTGAAATTGAGCGCCTACGGGCGGCCTATGGCTTCTTTCGCGATCGCCGACCCGGACTCTACAAAGCCTTGTTGACTGCCGATGGCGTTATTTAA
- a CDS encoding ferredoxin-thioredoxin reductase catalytic domain-containing protein, which produces MSSSYKPQQASDKNLEAMRKFAETYAKRTGTYFCSDLGTTAVVLEGLAKHKDDYGSPLCPCRHYEDKEAEVAAAYWNCPCVPMRERRECHCLLFLTPDHPFAGTAQEITFEQIREETNRFAAS; this is translated from the coding sequence ATGAGTAGCAGCTACAAACCCCAACAGGCCTCCGACAAAAACCTTGAAGCCATGCGCAAGTTTGCGGAAACCTATGCCAAGCGCACAGGAACCTACTTTTGCTCAGATTTAGGGACAACGGCAGTTGTTCTTGAAGGATTAGCCAAACATAAGGACGACTACGGCTCCCCATTGTGTCCCTGCCGCCATTATGAGGACAAAGAAGCAGAGGTGGCAGCCGCCTACTGGAACTGCCCCTGTGTACCCATGCGCGAACGGCGGGAGTGTCACTGTCTTCTGTTTCTAACCCCGGATCATCCCTTTGCGGGTACGGCTCAAGAGATTACCTTCGAGCAAATTCGCGAGGAAACCAATCGCTTTGCGGCTTCTTAG